One genomic segment of Chitinophaga sancti includes these proteins:
- a CDS encoding efflux RND transporter periplasmic adaptor subunit, which yields MRTTTVILLSIALGGCITKGEKNNTTDNLNTYPVVQLALTDTILHKNYVANIEAVRNVEIRARVNGFLNKIYVDEGQHVQKGQLLFSLNDEEFRAELARAKAAYSSAVADAKTALLEQSRVQLLVDKKVIAKTELEVASAKVAAANARVEEARSAETNAATRLAYTSIRAPFNGYIDRLPSKTGSLIAEGALLTSVSDIQDMYAYFNVSETEYLQHKRSAKDNQHAEVELILADGTLYPYKGKIETIESEFEESTGSIAFRAKFPNPKALLKHGASGKIRLAADLDSTMLIPQKAVFEMQDKNYVFLLDANNHVKMKSFSPGPRMANCYIVQAGLKPGDRVVYEGVRNLREGMQINPTVIPLDSIRAL from the coding sequence ATGCGCACAACTACTGTGATATTGTTGAGCATCGCCCTGGGGGGATGTATTACCAAAGGAGAGAAAAATAATACGACGGATAACCTGAACACTTATCCTGTAGTGCAACTTGCACTTACAGACACTATATTACACAAGAACTACGTAGCCAATATTGAGGCAGTACGGAATGTAGAGATCCGTGCCCGTGTAAACGGGTTCCTCAATAAAATCTATGTAGACGAGGGTCAACATGTACAAAAGGGACAACTACTTTTTAGTCTTAACGACGAAGAGTTCAGAGCAGAACTTGCACGCGCCAAAGCAGCTTACAGCAGTGCGGTTGCAGACGCAAAAACGGCGCTGCTGGAACAATCAAGGGTACAATTGCTGGTAGATAAAAAGGTGATTGCCAAAACAGAACTGGAAGTGGCCAGCGCGAAAGTAGCTGCGGCCAATGCCAGGGTGGAAGAAGCACGCAGTGCAGAAACCAATGCCGCTACACGATTGGCTTATACGTCTATCCGTGCACCATTTAACGGTTATATTGATAGATTACCTTCTAAAACAGGTAGCCTGATAGCCGAAGGCGCACTGCTGACTTCTGTCTCAGACATTCAGGATATGTATGCTTACTTCAATGTATCGGAGACTGAATACTTACAGCATAAGCGAAGTGCAAAAGATAACCAGCATGCAGAAGTAGAGCTGATACTGGCAGATGGCACCCTCTATCCTTATAAAGGAAAGATAGAGACGATCGAAAGTGAATTTGAAGAAAGTACTGGTTCCATTGCATTCAGAGCGAAATTTCCAAATCCGAAAGCGCTGCTGAAACATGGCGCCAGTGGTAAGATACGACTCGCTGCTGATTTGGATAGCACGATGCTGATTCCACAGAAGGCAGTGTTTGAAATGCAGGATAAAAACTATGTATTCCTGCTGGATGCAAATAACCATGTAAAGATGAAAAGCTTTAGTCCAGGACCGAGGATGGCTAACTGTTACATTGTACAGGCAGGTCTGAAGCCGGGAGACAGGGTGGTGTACGAAGGGGTACGCAATCTTAGAGAGGGTATGCAGATCAATCCGACGGTGATTCCGCTGGATAGCATCAGGGCATTGTAA
- a CDS encoding efflux RND transporter permease subunit, producing MFDTFIKRPVLSLVISLIIVLLGLLALFSLPVTQFPDIVPPSVTVTAKYTGANAEVCAKAVATPLERAINGVPGMTYMSSVSSNTGVTLISVSFAVGTDPDQAAVNVQNRVATILDELPEEVIKAGVSTEKEVNSMLLYLNIMSEDSTLNEKFIYNFADINVLQELKRIDGVGFAEIMGAKEYAMRVWLKPDRMLAYSVSADEVVEAIRKQNIEAAPGKTGEAADNDPQVLQYILRYTGKFFTPEQYKNIIIRANADGSVLQLKEVADVEFGSLSYGMVSKTDGKPSASIMLKQRPGSNAQDVIANVKSRMAELKETSFPPGMTYNFNYDVSRFLDASIHEVLRTLVEAFLLVFIVVFLFIQDFRSTLIPALAVPVALIGTLAFMQILGFSINLLTLFALVLAIGIVVDNAIVVVEAVHVKMHDQHMAPMQATLAAMREISGALVAITLVMSAVFIPVAFLSGPVGVFYRQFSLTMAIAIVISGINAVTLTPALCAIMLKNHHAAGKPRTWLQKFFDKFNYRYNKTEKKYQHLVGYIAGRRMITIGMLALFFIATWGISAILPGGFIPAEDQGMIYVNVTTPAGATVSRTEAVLDEVQKVAANLEETESVSTLAGYSLVSEVAGASYGMGMVNLKPWEERNRSVKEIIAQLEKNTRHINDARIEFFPPPTVPGFGNSSGFELRVLDKSGSGDLRQTADVTTAFINALKERKEIGSAFTSFDPDFPQYMIHVDQAMAAKKGVSIDNAMSTLQTLLGSYYASNFIRFGQMYKVMVQASPRYRTKPEDILHLYVKNDKGEMVPYSNFISLERVFGPEQLTRYNMYTAAMVNGDAAPGYSSGDAIKAIEEVAKQKLPRGFSYEWSGMTREQILSGNQAVYIFAIVLLFVYLLLAAQYESFLLPLPVILSLPAGIFGAFLTLKLAGLENNIYAQVALVMLVGLLGKNAILIVEFAILKHKHGASILESAKEGAVSRLRPILMTSFAFIAGLIPLCIANGAGAMGNRSIGTAAAGGMLIGTIFGVVVIPGLYVLFAGIAEKRRKPHVVKAHHVVTVLVLGVLMSSCYTPKAVEYPEAPVVPAMAEVKSVPGGAVTNASNEAKDSTATTPLTYQKFFADPYLRQLLDTALYNNTDIQLALQRVEMTKAQLLVASKAWLPAVNAAIDAGVERYGDYTMNGVGNYDTNLSQNIDNNQKIPNPTPNYFIGLKSAWEIDLWGKLKNAKKAAQQRMLASEQGRRLVTMQLIANVAGMYYQLLALDNERTVLQRNIVLQESALATVRIQQEAGRATLLAVQQFHAQLLNTQSLMMGIQQQTIRLENQLNALLGRFPQAIPRDTSLLTATLPPYASEGMPATWLSHRPDIQQAALELGAAKADVAAAKAAFLPSLNINPYVGFNSFRANLLFNTGSVAYGLLGGVTAPIFNKKQLAAQYQVNSATALSAFYNYRQRVIDGYQEVMTALSQLHNGQEAFRLKAAEVTMLKDGVSTANDLYMTGYANYLEVITAQKSVLEAELALANTRKELFLGTIELYRALGGM from the coding sequence ATGTTTGATACATTTATCAAGCGGCCCGTGCTGTCGCTAGTTATCTCATTAATCATAGTCCTGCTGGGCCTACTGGCACTATTCTCTCTGCCAGTCACCCAATTTCCAGACATCGTCCCTCCATCCGTTACCGTTACCGCCAAATACACGGGTGCGAATGCGGAAGTATGTGCCAAAGCCGTGGCCACTCCACTGGAAAGAGCCATCAATGGCGTACCGGGTATGACCTACATGTCGTCTGTATCCAGCAATACCGGTGTCACATTGATCTCCGTTTCTTTCGCCGTTGGTACAGATCCGGACCAGGCCGCAGTAAACGTACAGAACCGTGTAGCCACCATCCTCGATGAATTACCTGAAGAGGTGATCAAAGCCGGTGTGAGCACGGAAAAAGAAGTGAACAGTATGCTGCTCTACCTCAACATCATGAGCGAAGACAGCACGCTCAATGAAAAATTCATTTACAACTTTGCAGACATCAATGTATTGCAGGAGTTAAAACGTATTGATGGCGTTGGCTTTGCAGAGATCATGGGCGCGAAGGAATACGCCATGCGCGTATGGCTGAAACCCGATCGTATGCTGGCTTACAGCGTGAGTGCGGACGAAGTGGTGGAAGCCATCCGTAAACAAAACATTGAAGCAGCCCCAGGTAAAACAGGGGAAGCCGCTGACAATGATCCACAGGTATTACAATACATCTTACGCTATACCGGAAAATTCTTTACACCAGAACAATACAAAAACATCATCATCCGCGCCAATGCCGACGGCTCTGTATTACAGCTGAAAGAAGTGGCGGACGTGGAATTTGGCTCACTCAGTTATGGCATGGTATCCAAAACAGATGGGAAGCCTTCTGCTTCTATCATGCTCAAACAACGTCCTGGTTCCAATGCACAGGATGTAATTGCGAATGTAAAAAGCCGTATGGCTGAACTGAAGGAAACCTCTTTTCCACCGGGCATGACGTACAACTTCAACTACGACGTATCCCGTTTCCTGGATGCCTCTATACATGAGGTATTACGTACACTGGTAGAAGCATTCCTCTTAGTGTTTATCGTGGTATTCCTCTTTATACAGGACTTCCGCTCTACCCTTATACCTGCGCTGGCAGTGCCGGTAGCATTGATCGGTACATTGGCATTTATGCAAATTTTGGGGTTCTCGATCAACCTGCTCACCCTGTTTGCATTAGTACTGGCCATTGGTATTGTGGTCGATAACGCCATTGTGGTGGTGGAAGCGGTGCATGTAAAAATGCATGATCAGCACATGGCTCCCATGCAGGCAACACTGGCAGCCATGCGGGAAATAAGCGGGGCACTGGTAGCGATTACATTGGTCATGTCTGCCGTATTTATACCAGTAGCATTCCTCTCAGGGCCTGTGGGCGTGTTCTACAGGCAGTTCTCCCTCACCATGGCGATTGCAATTGTAATATCTGGTATCAATGCCGTAACCCTCACGCCTGCCCTGTGTGCCATTATGCTCAAAAATCACCATGCAGCGGGCAAGCCGCGTACATGGCTACAAAAGTTCTTCGATAAATTTAACTATCGTTATAATAAGACAGAAAAGAAATACCAGCACCTGGTAGGATATATTGCAGGCAGGCGCATGATCACTATCGGGATGCTGGCACTGTTTTTCATTGCTACCTGGGGTATAAGTGCCATTCTGCCCGGAGGCTTTATTCCGGCTGAAGATCAGGGTATGATCTATGTGAACGTCACAACCCCTGCAGGTGCCACCGTGTCCAGAACGGAAGCTGTGCTGGATGAGGTACAGAAAGTAGCAGCGAACCTGGAAGAAACAGAATCAGTATCTACACTGGCAGGGTATAGTCTGGTGAGTGAAGTAGCGGGTGCCAGCTATGGTATGGGTATGGTGAACCTGAAACCCTGGGAGGAAAGAAACCGTTCGGTGAAAGAGATCATAGCACAATTAGAGAAAAATACCCGCCACATTAATGATGCAAGAATTGAGTTCTTCCCACCTCCGACCGTACCGGGTTTTGGTAACTCGAGTGGTTTTGAATTGAGGGTGCTGGACAAGAGTGGTAGCGGTGACTTACGACAAACAGCGGATGTAACGACGGCATTCATCAACGCATTGAAAGAAAGGAAAGAAATCGGAAGTGCATTTACCAGCTTTGATCCTGACTTTCCACAATATATGATTCATGTGGATCAGGCCATGGCAGCGAAGAAGGGCGTGAGTATCGACAATGCCATGAGCACGTTGCAAACATTGCTGGGTAGTTATTATGCCTCTAACTTTATTCGATTCGGACAGATGTACAAGGTGATGGTACAGGCATCGCCCCGTTATAGAACCAAGCCGGAAGATATCCTGCATTTATATGTCAAGAATGATAAAGGCGAGATGGTGCCTTATTCCAACTTTATAAGTCTCGAAAGAGTGTTTGGACCTGAGCAGCTCACACGTTATAATATGTATACAGCGGCGATGGTGAACGGTGATGCGGCGCCAGGATATAGTAGTGGTGATGCTATCAAAGCCATTGAAGAAGTGGCGAAGCAGAAACTGCCACGTGGATTTAGTTATGAGTGGAGTGGGATGACGAGAGAACAGATCCTTTCTGGTAACCAGGCAGTGTACATTTTTGCGATTGTTTTGTTGTTTGTGTATTTGTTACTGGCTGCACAGTATGAGAGTTTCTTACTGCCATTGCCAGTGATATTATCACTACCGGCGGGCATCTTCGGGGCTTTCCTTACGTTGAAACTGGCGGGGTTGGAGAATAATATTTATGCGCAGGTGGCATTGGTGATGCTGGTAGGTTTGTTAGGCAAGAATGCGATATTGATAGTAGAGTTTGCGATCCTGAAACATAAGCATGGGGCTTCGATATTGGAAAGTGCGAAGGAAGGTGCGGTGTCTCGTTTGCGGCCGATTTTGATGACTTCGTTTGCGTTTATTGCGGGGTTGATCCCTTTGTGTATTGCGAATGGAGCAGGTGCGATGGGGAATAGGTCGATTGGTACGGCGGCAGCGGGTGGTATGTTGATAGGAACGATATTCGGTGTGGTGGTGATTCCGGGGTTGTATGTGCTGTTTGCAGGTATAGCAGAGAAGAGGAGGAAGCCGCATGTGGTGAAGGCGCATCATGTGGTGACGGTGTTGGTATTAGGGGTGTTGATGAGTAGTTGTTATACGCCGAAGGCTGTGGAGTATCCTGAGGCGCCTGTGGTGCCTGCGATGGCTGAGGTGAAGTCGGTGCCTGGGGGGGCTGTAACAAATGCATCAAATGAAGCAAAAGATTCAACAGCTACAACCCCACTTACTTACCAAAAGTTTTTTGCAGACCCATATCTCAGGCAATTACTGGATACTGCCTTATATAATAATACGGATATACAGTTGGCCTTGCAGCGGGTGGAAATGACAAAGGCACAGTTGCTGGTAGCCAGCAAAGCATGGTTGCCGGCTGTGAATGCAGCTATAGATGCAGGTGTAGAAAGATATGGTGATTATACCATGAATGGCGTGGGTAACTATGATACCAACCTTTCACAGAATATAGACAATAATCAAAAGATACCGAATCCAACCCCGAATTACTTTATTGGCTTGAAGAGTGCGTGGGAAATAGATCTGTGGGGTAAGTTGAAGAATGCTAAGAAAGCGGCACAGCAGCGGATGCTGGCGAGTGAGCAGGGAAGACGACTGGTGACCATGCAGTTGATAGCGAATGTAGCGGGCATGTATTACCAGCTATTGGCGTTGGATAATGAGCGAACTGTATTGCAACGCAATATTGTCCTGCAGGAATCAGCATTGGCTACAGTACGTATTCAGCAGGAAGCGGGAAGAGCGACATTGCTGGCAGTGCAGCAATTTCATGCGCAGTTGTTGAATACACAGAGTTTGATGATGGGGATTCAGCAACAGACAATAAGGTTAGAAAATCAGTTGAATGCCTTGCTAGGCCGGTTTCCGCAGGCGATACCGAGAGATACTTCTTTGCTGACAGCGACATTGCCTCCTTATGCCAGTGAAGGAATGCCAGCGACATGGTTATCTCATCGTCCGGATATTCAGCAGGCAGCATTGGAATTGGGTGCAGCTAAAGCGGATGTGGCAGCAGCGAAGGCGGCGTTTTTGCCATCGTTGAATATCAATCCTTATGTAGGGTTTAATAGTTTCAGGGCGAATTTATTATTTAATACGGGGTCAGTGGCTTATGGGTTATTAGGGGGTGTGACGGCGCCGATATTCAATAAGAAGCAGCTGGCAGCACAGTACCAGGTGAATTCGGCAACGGCATTGAGCGCATTTTATAATTACAGACAAAGAGTGATAGATGGGTACCAGGAAGTGATGACGGCGCTGAGCCAGTTGCATAATGGCCAGGAGGCATTCAGGCTGAAAGCAGCCGAGGTAACGATGTTGAAGGATGGGGTTTCGACGGCGAATGACCTTTATATGACGGGGTATGCGAACTATCTGGAGGTGATTACAGCGCAGAAGAGTGTGTTGGAGGCAGAGTTGGCGCTGGCGAATACCAGGAAGGAGTTGTTTTTGGGGACGATTGAGTTGTATAGGGCTTTAGGAGGTATGTAG
- a CDS encoding ATP-binding protein has product MILIVDDKPENILSLRKTLELHDLEVDTALSGEEALKKILKNNYALIILDVQMPSMDGFEVAETISGYSKARDVPILFLSAVNKDKKFIAKGYASGGLDYITKPVDPDIFLLKVKTFIKLYEQNRQLQAMHENLRQEVEVRKQAQAALNAKVQEQHSILESLPQVAFTARGDGNVEYANRHWFYYSPSLDDFPATYDQDHLEQKVWENAILAGQPIEKEVYLHNRLTHHYRCHLLRAIPIDEDGRIVKWVGTFTDIAHQKQANEILEQRVEERTHELQEMNQALETSNYELQQFASVASHDLKEPLRKIQLFGTILRDRHLAANPDAMQYMERIVSSSERMSKLISDLLKYSRLSADNTFEPVNLNGLINEILADLELSVRDADAEIVVEELPVLEAIPGQIRQALQNIISNALKFRRPGVRALITIKSEIVGEKEFESSVLEAGNFCRIVVSDNGIGFDEKYLPKIFTLFQRLHSADAYEGTGIGLSIAKKVIEKHQGIISAQSKEDEGTRFIMVLPLKQSN; this is encoded by the coding sequence ATGATATTAATCGTCGATGATAAGCCGGAAAATATTCTATCACTTAGAAAGACACTAGAATTACACGATCTGGAAGTTGATACCGCGTTATCAGGTGAAGAAGCACTCAAAAAGATCCTTAAGAACAACTATGCACTCATCATTTTAGATGTACAGATGCCTAGTATGGATGGCTTTGAGGTAGCTGAAACCATTTCCGGATATAGTAAAGCAAGGGACGTACCTATCCTGTTCCTGTCTGCTGTCAATAAGGATAAAAAATTCATTGCCAAGGGGTACGCTTCTGGAGGGTTAGATTACATAACCAAACCAGTAGACCCTGATATTTTTCTGCTTAAAGTAAAGACTTTCATTAAATTATATGAACAGAACCGTCAGTTGCAGGCTATGCATGAAAACCTTCGTCAGGAGGTGGAAGTGCGTAAACAGGCGCAGGCGGCCCTGAATGCAAAGGTACAGGAGCAGCATTCCATTCTTGAGTCCCTCCCCCAGGTAGCATTTACCGCCAGAGGAGATGGAAATGTAGAATATGCGAACCGGCATTGGTTCTATTATTCCCCATCCCTGGATGATTTTCCCGCTACCTATGACCAGGACCACCTGGAACAAAAAGTTTGGGAGAATGCGATCCTGGCAGGGCAACCTATTGAAAAAGAAGTGTACCTGCATAACAGGCTCACTCATCATTACAGATGTCATTTGCTCAGGGCCATTCCAATTGACGAAGATGGACGAATTGTAAAATGGGTAGGTACATTTACCGATATCGCCCATCAGAAACAAGCGAATGAGATCCTGGAACAAAGAGTGGAGGAGCGTACACATGAACTGCAGGAAATGAACCAGGCGCTGGAAACGAGTAACTATGAATTACAGCAGTTTGCCAGTGTGGCTTCGCACGATTTGAAAGAGCCGCTCAGGAAGATCCAGTTATTTGGAACGATCCTCCGTGACAGACATTTGGCGGCCAACCCGGATGCCATGCAGTATATGGAAAGGATTGTGAGTTCTTCTGAAAGGATGAGCAAATTGATAAGCGATCTATTAAAATACTCCAGGCTATCAGCAGATAATACTTTTGAGCCGGTCAACCTGAATGGGTTGATCAATGAGATCTTAGCAGACCTGGAATTGTCCGTTAGAGATGCTGATGCAGAGATCGTGGTAGAAGAATTACCAGTGTTGGAAGCCATACCAGGGCAGATCCGGCAGGCATTACAGAATATAATCAGTAATGCATTGAAATTCAGAAGACCCGGGGTGCGGGCATTGATCACGATCAAGTCGGAAATTGTAGGGGAGAAAGAATTCGAAAGTAGCGTACTGGAAGCCGGGAATTTTTGCAGGATTGTGGTGAGTGATAATGGGATTGGGTTTGATGAAAAGTACTTACCAAAGATATTTACGCTGTTTCAGCGATTGCATAGTGCGGATGCGTATGAGGGAACTGGTATTGGATTGAGTATAGCAAAGAAAGTGATTGAGAAGCATCAGGGGATTATCAGCGCACAAAGTAAAGAAGATGAGGGAACAAGATTTATTATGGTATTGCCGCTGAAACAATCGAATTAA
- a CDS encoding chemotaxis protein CheB, with product MTISIPRTLVIGGSAGSLDVLLQLVPLLDPACKLAIIIVLHRKSDNDTLLSDLLASRSILPVKEAEEKDLLTGGMVYVAPADYHLLIEPDGTITLDYSEKVNYSRPSIDVTFISAAEVIKERLACLLLSGANTDGGEGLQMAKAMGAVVAVQDPAEAEVSFMPKYAMGVVKVDRVLRQCDMVEWVMSL from the coding sequence ATGACAATTTCGATTCCCCGAACATTAGTGATAGGAGGGTCCGCTGGTAGTCTGGATGTATTGTTACAATTAGTACCGTTATTAGATCCGGCATGTAAGCTGGCAATTATTATTGTATTGCACCGCAAGAGCGATAACGATACGTTATTGTCTGATTTGCTGGCATCAAGGAGTATTTTGCCTGTAAAGGAAGCAGAGGAGAAGGATTTGCTGACGGGGGGAATGGTGTATGTGGCGCCGGCAGATTACCATTTATTGATAGAGCCGGATGGAACGATCACGTTGGATTATTCTGAGAAGGTAAATTATAGCAGGCCGAGTATAGACGTGACATTTATTTCAGCTGCGGAGGTCATAAAGGAGCGGTTGGCTTGTTTATTACTATCTGGAGCGAATACGGATGGAGGTGAAGGGTTGCAGATGGCAAAGGCGATGGGAGCGGTAGTAGCGGTGCAGGATCCGGCGGAGGCGGAGGTGTCGTTTATGCCGAAGTATGCGATGGGTGTGGTGAAGGTGGATAGGGTGTTGCGGCAGTGCGATATGGTGGAATGGGTGATGTCTCTTTAA
- a CDS encoding protein-glutamate O-methyltransferase CheR: MKENVHHLKDEEVNILLNDLLEQYGYDFTDYSFASVKRRLQRVYTNDRFPSFAEFRYRVRMDSSYLTHLMEQITVNVTEMFRDPGFFQALRKQVLPVLATYPFIRIWHAGCSTGEEVYSMAILLQEMNLLHKSVIYATDINESVLEKARKGIFPLAYMQQYSQNYQQSGGQHDFSQYYAANYEYAKFSEKLSEKIVFSAHNLVTDRSFNEFQLIICRNVLIYFNKELQDKVLHLFSDSLEPLGFMALGAKETLRFTTVAPLFKPLAQKEKIWRKIAT; encoded by the coding sequence ATGAAGGAGAACGTACATCATTTGAAGGATGAGGAAGTAAATATATTGTTGAACGATTTGTTGGAACAATATGGGTACGACTTTACGGATTACTCTTTCGCTTCTGTCAAGCGGAGGTTACAGAGAGTATATACAAATGACAGGTTCCCCAGTTTTGCTGAATTTCGTTATAGAGTGAGGATGGACAGTAGTTACCTCACTCACCTGATGGAGCAGATCACTGTCAATGTAACGGAGATGTTTCGGGATCCGGGTTTTTTTCAGGCATTGCGCAAGCAGGTGCTGCCGGTTTTGGCCACTTATCCGTTTATCAGGATCTGGCATGCAGGGTGTTCTACTGGTGAAGAGGTGTATTCAATGGCGATCTTATTACAGGAGATGAACCTGTTGCACAAGTCAGTTATTTATGCGACCGATATCAATGAGAGTGTATTGGAGAAAGCCCGGAAGGGGATTTTTCCTTTAGCCTATATGCAGCAGTATTCACAGAATTATCAGCAGTCTGGCGGACAACATGATTTTTCTCAGTATTATGCAGCGAATTATGAGTACGCAAAGTTTTCAGAGAAGCTCAGTGAGAAGATCGTTTTTTCAGCACACAATTTAGTGACGGATCGTTCTTTCAATGAATTTCAACTGATAATCTGTCGCAATGTGTTGATTTATTTTAACAAGGAATTGCAGGACAAGGTATTGCACCTGTTTAGTGATAGCCTTGAGCCGCTGGGCTTTATGGCGCTGGGAGCGAAGGAGACATTGCGGTTTACAACCGTTGCGCCGTTGTTCAAACCATTGGCTCAGAAAGAAAAAATCTGGAGAAAAATAGCTACATGA
- a CDS encoding cation:proton antiporter: MIHLAPLIKDLALILIAAAVTTLIFKRLRQPLVLGYIVAGLLVGQHVSLVPTVSDEKNIHIWSEIGVIFLLFSLGLEFSFKKLIKVGGAASIAAIVEVIFMLALGYLLGQIMGWSAMDSIFLGGIISISSTTIIIRAFEELGVKGLKFAGLVFGILVVEDLVAIVLLVLLSTLAVSRQFEGGEMLISVVKLVFFLIAWFVAGIFFIPSLLRMTKKIMNEETLLVTSVGLCLLMVVLATQVGFSPALGAFIMGSILAETTQAEKIEHLVKPVKELFGAVFFVSVGMLIDPSMLVKYAVPVLIITVVTLIGKTLSTGLGALLSGQPLKTSVQAGMSLAQIGEFSFIIAQLGLTLNVTSEFLYPVAVAVSAVTTFTTPYMIKLSDPVYEKLSDMLPHRWRTAINRYSAAAQTISVVSDWKVLLKSYFTNIIICTVVLLAIILLSSYYLLPIAGKYNWGRIASAVVTLFLLMPFLWALGFRRISSSESNRIWEQKKYRGPLMLLRIARIVVAVFLVGFFIDRFFSYSVALTVTVIMIVLIFVLRHKIGDFYTTIEERFFTNFNARDTKVGNINKSVLAPWDAHLAVSEIKPLSPVVGQTLEELQLRENYGINIALINRSGIKMYAPDKNARLFPGDVVTAIGTDEQLQKFNHYLEPANAAIAVPVNDGDPIALKQFLVAERSALEGKTIREAGIRERTSGIVLGIERKGQRLLNPASLTVLQAGDIVWIAGSGGRLYAWLKEINAKKD, translated from the coding sequence ATGATTCATTTAGCACCGTTAATAAAAGACCTGGCATTAATCCTGATAGCAGCAGCTGTTACCACCCTCATATTCAAGCGTCTACGTCAGCCGCTGGTACTGGGGTACATTGTAGCAGGCTTGCTGGTAGGCCAACACGTTTCGCTTGTTCCAACCGTTTCCGATGAAAAAAATATACATATATGGTCTGAAATAGGTGTTATCTTTTTACTGTTCAGCCTCGGCCTCGAATTCAGTTTTAAGAAACTAATTAAAGTAGGTGGGGCCGCCTCCATTGCCGCCATCGTAGAAGTCATTTTCATGCTCGCCCTCGGTTACCTCCTGGGGCAGATAATGGGATGGTCTGCAATGGACAGCATCTTCCTGGGGGGGATCATATCCATATCTTCCACTACTATTATTATAAGGGCCTTCGAAGAATTGGGCGTGAAAGGCCTGAAATTCGCCGGCCTCGTATTCGGCATCCTCGTCGTTGAAGACCTGGTCGCCATCGTACTGCTGGTGTTATTATCGACCCTTGCCGTAAGCCGACAGTTCGAAGGCGGAGAAATGCTGATTTCTGTAGTCAAACTCGTTTTCTTCCTCATCGCCTGGTTTGTAGCAGGTATCTTCTTTATCCCCAGTCTGCTACGCATGACTAAGAAGATCATGAACGAAGAAACCCTGCTGGTTACATCCGTTGGCTTATGTCTGCTCATGGTGGTGCTGGCTACCCAGGTAGGGTTTTCTCCTGCACTGGGCGCTTTTATCATGGGGTCCATTTTAGCTGAAACCACCCAGGCAGAAAAGATTGAACACCTTGTAAAACCTGTCAAGGAGTTATTCGGTGCTGTCTTCTTTGTTTCTGTAGGTATGCTGATCGACCCTTCTATGCTGGTAAAATACGCCGTACCTGTACTTATCATTACCGTCGTAACGCTGATAGGTAAGACATTGAGTACCGGGTTAGGTGCACTTTTATCCGGGCAGCCATTGAAGACCTCCGTTCAGGCAGGGATGAGTCTTGCACAGATCGGGGAGTTCTCGTTTATCATCGCCCAACTCGGTCTCACGCTCAATGTAACAAGTGAATTCCTGTACCCGGTAGCTGTGGCTGTATCGGCAGTGACTACTTTCACAACTCCATATATGATCAAACTATCCGACCCTGTTTATGAAAAACTGTCAGATATGTTGCCACATCGCTGGAGGACGGCCATCAACCGGTACAGTGCCGCGGCACAAACCATCTCGGTTGTAAGTGACTGGAAAGTATTGTTAAAGAGTTACTTTACAAACATCATTATTTGTACAGTCGTCCTGCTGGCGATTATATTATTGTCCTCCTACTACCTGCTACCGATTGCGGGTAAGTACAACTGGGGCCGTATTGCAAGTGCAGTCGTTACACTCTTCCTGCTCATGCCTTTTTTGTGGGCATTGGGTTTCAGAAGGATCAGCAGTTCGGAATCGAATCGCATTTGGGAACAGAAAAAGTATAGAGGTCCGCTGATGCTGTTGCGGATTGCACGTATTGTGGTGGCGGTGTTCCTGGTAGGGTTCTTTATCGACCGGTTCTTCTCTTACTCTGTGGCATTGACTGTAACAGTGATTATGATCGTATTGATTTTCGTATTGCGCCATAAGATCGGAGATTTTTATACCACGATCGAAGAGCGGTTCTTTACCAACTTCAATGCAAGAGATACGAAAGTAGGGAATATCAATAAGTCGGTTTTAGCTCCCTGGGATGCGCATTTGGCCGTGTCTGAGATCAAACCACTTTCGCCGGTAGTAGGTCAGACACTGGAGGAGCTGCAACTGAGGGAAAATTATGGAATCAATATCGCATTGATCAATAGAAGTGGAATTAAGATGTATGCACCCGATAAAAATGCGAGATTGTTTCCGGGTGATGTGGTGACGGCCATAGGTACGGACGAGCAATTGCAGAAGTTCAATCATTACCTTGAACCGGCGAATGCTGCGATAGCTGTGCCGGTGAATGATGGAGATCCGATTGCACTGAAGCAGTTTTTGGTGGCAGAGAGATCTGCGCTGGAAGGCAAGACGATTCGGGAAGCAGGGATTAGGGAGCGGACCAGTGGAATAGTGCTGGGAATAGAGCGAAAAGGACAGCGATTGTTGAACCCTGCTTCACTCACAGTATTGCAGGCGGGAGATATTGTGTGGATTGCAGGAAGCGGTGGTAGATTGTATGCATGGTTGAAGGAGATAAATGCAAAAAAGGATTAA